One genomic window of Micromonospora sp. WMMD1128 includes the following:
- a CDS encoding methyltransferase domain-containing protein: MSTDFVLPTPEEVGAFYDRANLLITRFQGGNMHYGYWTGPDDDSSFEVAGQRLTDLLIDKLAPGAGDRVLDVGCGPGKPGVHLVRRTGADLVGISVSTRDVELANERAHAEGVADRAVFQVADATALPFPPDSFDAVLMLESIVHIPDRTRALTQAARVLRPGGRLALTDFVLRGEIIEQDEETRQAVAEALAAWRAAPLVRVEDYPRFVAEAGLVLDEIVDITAQTMRTYQQTHMAMHEYAKTHDDLPEDLARLVADPVDDGWDVEPDHVSEGVVVVVAHRPDAL, encoded by the coding sequence ATGAGCACCGACTTCGTGCTGCCGACGCCGGAGGAGGTCGGCGCGTTCTACGACCGGGCCAACCTGCTCATCACCCGGTTCCAGGGCGGCAACATGCACTACGGCTACTGGACCGGGCCGGACGACGACAGCAGCTTCGAGGTGGCCGGCCAGCGCCTGACCGACCTGCTCATCGACAAGCTGGCGCCGGGCGCCGGCGACCGGGTGCTCGACGTCGGCTGCGGGCCGGGCAAGCCCGGGGTGCACCTGGTCCGCCGCACCGGCGCCGACCTGGTCGGCATCTCGGTCAGCACCCGCGACGTCGAGCTGGCCAACGAGCGTGCCCACGCCGAGGGGGTCGCCGACCGCGCCGTGTTCCAGGTGGCGGACGCCACCGCGCTGCCGTTTCCGCCGGACTCCTTCGACGCGGTGCTGATGCTGGAGTCGATCGTGCACATCCCGGACCGGACGCGGGCGTTGACGCAGGCGGCCCGGGTGCTGCGCCCGGGCGGCCGGCTGGCGCTCACCGACTTCGTCCTGCGCGGGGAGATCATCGAGCAGGACGAGGAGACCCGCCAGGCGGTGGCGGAGGCGCTGGCCGCGTGGCGGGCCGCGCCCCTGGTGCGGGTCGAGGACTATCCGCGTTTCGTCGCGGAGGCCGGTCTGGTGCTCGACGAGATCGTCGACATCACCGCGCAGACCATGCGCACCTACCAGCAGACGCACATGGCCATGCACGAGTACGCCAAGACCCACGACGACCTGCCCGAGGACCTGGCCCGCCTGGTGGCCGACCCGGTCGACGACGGCTGGGACGTCGAGCCCGACCACGTCAGCGAGGGCGTGGTCGTGGTGGTGGCGCACCGGCCGGACGCTCTCTGA
- a CDS encoding activator-dependent family glycosyltransferase: MRVLLCTLPQRTHFLKMVPLAWALRTAGHEVRVASLPRLTDLITDAGLTAVPVGRDVDVERMDRPEDRAQWRRGLPKPYDLAEVGAENVDWAELTESHRAFTQWGHRLHNQPMVADLVRLAQQWRPDLVLWEPNTFAGAIAAKACGAAHGRLLFTMDVYGVTHAHIRQVNSRLVPPERDDALAEWLESYARRYGFAFTEDLVSGQFTVDQLSPSLRIGAPLHYVPMRHIPYGGRAVVPSWVWAPRSRPRVALTLGLSATDHFDGYTLNVADVLDSLADLDVEVVATIAAAEQPKLPRVPDNVRVVDYVPLHALAPTCAAVVNHGGFGTLSTVARYGVPQLVLPFHFEGPLLAGKLAAHGAGLVVHPGAATGATVREQLGRLLDEPAFRERAEALRAEIEALPTPNEVAGQLVELTAKYRAD; the protein is encoded by the coding sequence ATGCGCGTCCTGCTGTGCACGCTCCCGCAACGCACGCACTTCCTGAAGATGGTGCCGCTGGCGTGGGCGTTGCGGACCGCCGGCCACGAGGTCCGGGTGGCCAGCCTGCCCCGGCTCACCGACCTGATCACCGACGCCGGCCTGACCGCGGTGCCGGTCGGGCGGGACGTCGACGTCGAGCGGATGGACCGCCCGGAGGACCGGGCACAGTGGCGGCGCGGGCTGCCCAAGCCGTACGACCTCGCCGAGGTCGGCGCGGAGAACGTCGACTGGGCCGAGTTGACCGAGTCGCACCGGGCCTTCACCCAGTGGGGCCACCGCCTGCACAACCAGCCGATGGTGGCCGACCTGGTGCGCCTCGCGCAGCAGTGGCGCCCCGACCTGGTCCTGTGGGAGCCGAACACGTTCGCCGGCGCGATCGCCGCGAAGGCGTGCGGCGCGGCGCACGGCCGCCTGCTGTTCACCATGGACGTGTACGGCGTGACGCACGCCCACATCCGCCAGGTCAACAGCCGGCTCGTCCCGCCGGAGCGGGACGACGCGCTCGCCGAGTGGCTCGAGTCCTACGCCCGGCGGTACGGCTTCGCGTTCACCGAGGACCTGGTGTCCGGCCAGTTCACCGTCGACCAGTTGAGCCCGTCGCTGCGGATCGGGGCGCCGCTGCACTACGTGCCGATGCGCCACATCCCCTACGGCGGTCGCGCCGTCGTACCGTCGTGGGTGTGGGCGCCGCGGTCACGGCCGCGGGTGGCGCTGACCCTGGGCCTGAGCGCCACCGACCACTTCGACGGCTACACGCTCAACGTCGCCGACGTGCTCGACTCCCTCGCCGACCTGGACGTCGAGGTGGTCGCCACCATCGCCGCGGCCGAGCAGCCGAAGCTGCCCCGGGTGCCGGACAACGTCCGGGTGGTCGACTACGTGCCGCTGCACGCGCTGGCGCCGACCTGCGCCGCGGTCGTCAACCACGGCGGGTTCGGGACGTTGAGCACGGTCGCGCGCTACGGCGTACCGCAGCTGGTCCTGCCGTTCCACTTCGAGGGCCCGCTGCTGGCCGGCAAGCTGGCCGCGCACGGCGCCGGCCTGGTGGTCCACCCCGGCGCCGCCACCGGCGCGACCGTCCGGGAGCAGCTCGGGCGCCTGCTGGACGAGCCGGCCTTCCGGGAGCGGGCCGAGGCCCTGCGGGCGGAGATCGAGGCGTTGCCCACGCCCAACGAGGTCGCCGGGCAACTGGTCGAGCTGACCGCCAAGTACCGGGCCGACTGA
- a CDS encoding activator-dependent family glycosyltransferase, whose product MRVLFAVNPEKSIFQYLVPMAWALRTAGHEVHVAGRPAFAKIVMQAGLTAVPIGHDRDNWRVAKMAPDAHAKVRAGIPAPYDAFDDPAKQTWDYLAPGLAQAVSGWHRGSNFPMIAALVDYARYWKPDLVIWEPMTFAGSIAAKACGAAHARLLFGLDVFGGVRQTFLDLHRQQPPDHATDPLMTWFDGYARRYGFDLTEDLATGHFTIDQFPATLQTEAPGLHYLRMQYIPYGGPATIPEWLTKPPTRPRVALTMGLSATEIYDGYTLDIGDLIHTLAELDIELVATIAEHEQPALGTLPPNVRVVPYVPWHALAPTCAAVIHHAGAATLATTSRHPVPQLALHYHFDQPQLAHKLATHGAGLQIHTSNATGPTVRDAVHRLLTEPHFHTRATDLAHEITTLPSPNQIVPHLETLTAHHHTP is encoded by the coding sequence ATGCGCGTCCTGTTCGCGGTCAACCCGGAGAAGAGCATCTTCCAGTACCTGGTGCCGATGGCGTGGGCGCTGCGGACCGCCGGCCACGAGGTGCACGTCGCCGGCCGACCCGCCTTCGCGAAGATCGTCATGCAGGCCGGGCTGACCGCCGTGCCGATCGGTCACGACCGGGACAACTGGCGGGTGGCGAAGATGGCCCCGGACGCCCACGCCAAGGTGCGGGCCGGCATCCCCGCGCCCTACGACGCGTTCGACGACCCGGCGAAACAGACGTGGGACTACCTGGCGCCCGGGCTGGCGCAGGCGGTGTCCGGCTGGCACCGCGGCAGCAACTTCCCCATGATCGCGGCGTTGGTCGACTACGCCCGCTACTGGAAACCCGACCTGGTCATCTGGGAACCCATGACCTTCGCCGGATCCATCGCCGCCAAAGCCTGCGGCGCCGCCCACGCCCGCCTCCTGTTCGGCCTCGACGTCTTCGGCGGCGTCCGCCAAACCTTCCTCGACCTACACCGCCAACAACCCCCCGACCACGCCACCGACCCCCTCATGACCTGGTTCGACGGCTACGCCCGCCGCTACGGCTTCGACCTCACCGAAGACCTCGCCACCGGCCACTTCACCATCGACCAGTTCCCCGCCACCCTCCAGACCGAAGCACCCGGCCTGCACTACCTCCGCATGCAATACATCCCCTACGGCGGCCCCGCCACCATCCCCGAATGGCTCACCAAACCACCCACCCGACCCCGCGTCGCCCTCACCATGGGCCTCAGCGCCACCGAAATCTACGACGGCTACACCCTCGACATCGGCGACCTCATCCACACCCTCGCCGAACTCGACATCGAACTCGTCGCCACCATCGCCGAACACGAACAACCCGCCCTCGGCACCCTGCCACCCAACGTCCGCGTCGTCCCCTACGTCCCCTGGCACGCCCTCGCCCCCACCTGCGCCGCCGTCATCCACCACGCCGGCGCCGCCACCCTCGCCACCACCAGCCGCCACCCCGTCCCCCAACTCGCCCTGCACTACCACTTCGACCAACCCCAACTCGCCCACAAACTCGCCACCCACGGCGCCGGCCTGCAAATCCACACCAGCAACGCCACCGGACCCACCGTCCGCGACGCCGTCCACCGCCTCCTCACCGAACCCCACTTCCACACCCGCGCCACCGACCTCGCCCACGAAATCACCACCCTCCCCTCCCCCAACCAGATCGTCCCCCACCTCGAAACCCTCACCGCCCACCACCACACCCCCTGA
- a CDS encoding activator-dependent family glycosyltransferase, with protein sequence MRVLFAVNPEKTIFQYLVPMAWALRTAGHEVRVASQPAFAQVITQAGLTAVPMGSDRNPWRVTTHRRHTRESMRAGFMIPYDAFDDPAKATWDHLSSGYAEAIRMWHKPQNFPMIAALVEYARYWKPDLVIWEPMTFAGSIAAKACGAAHARLLFGLDVFGGVRQTFLDLHRQQPPDHATDPLMTWFDGYARRYGFDLTEDLATGHFTIDQFPATLQTEAPGLHYLRMQYIPYGGPATIPEWLTKPPTRPRVALTMGLSATEIYDGYTLDIGDLIHTLAELDIELVATIAEHEQPALGTLPPNVRVVPYVPWHALAPTCAAVIHHAGAATLATTSRHPVPQLALHYHFDQPQLAHKLATHGAGLQIHTSNATGPTVRDAVHRLLTEPHFHTRATDLAHEITTLPSPNQIVPHLETLTAHHHTP encoded by the coding sequence GTGCGCGTGCTGTTCGCGGTCAACCCGGAGAAGACCATCTTCCAGTACCTGGTGCCGATGGCGTGGGCGCTGCGGACCGCCGGCCACGAGGTGCGCGTCGCCAGCCAGCCGGCCTTCGCGCAGGTCATCACCCAGGCCGGGCTGACCGCCGTGCCGATGGGCAGCGACCGCAACCCGTGGCGGGTGACCACCCATCGCCGGCACACGCGGGAGTCGATGCGCGCGGGCTTCATGATCCCCTACGACGCGTTCGACGACCCGGCCAAGGCGACCTGGGACCACCTGTCGAGCGGGTACGCCGAGGCGATCCGGATGTGGCACAAGCCGCAGAACTTCCCGATGATCGCGGCGTTGGTGGAGTACGCCCGCTACTGGAAACCGGACCTGGTCATCTGGGAACCCATGACCTTCGCCGGATCCATCGCCGCCAAAGCCTGCGGCGCCGCCCACGCCCGCCTCCTGTTCGGCCTCGACGTCTTCGGCGGCGTCCGCCAAACCTTCCTCGACCTACACCGCCAACAACCCCCCGACCACGCCACCGACCCCCTCATGACCTGGTTCGACGGCTACGCCCGCCGCTACGGCTTCGACCTCACCGAAGACCTCGCCACCGGCCACTTCACCATCGACCAGTTCCCCGCCACCCTCCAGACCGAAGCACCCGGCCTGCACTACCTCCGCATGCAATACATCCCCTACGGCGGCCCCGCCACCATCCCCGAATGGCTCACCAAACCACCCACCCGACCCCGCGTCGCCCTCACCATGGGCCTCAGCGCCACCGAAATCTACGACGGCTACACCCTCGACATCGGCGACCTCATCCACACCCTCGCCGAACTCGACATCGAACTCGTCGCCACCATCGCCGAACACGAACAACCCGCCCTCGGCACCCTGCCACCCAACGTCCGCGTCGTCCCCTACGTCCCCTGGCACGCCCTCGCCCCCACCTGCGCCGCCGTCATCCACCACGCCGGCGCCGCCACCCTCGCCACCACCAGCCGCCACCCCGTCCCCCAACTCGCCCTGCACTACCACTTCGACCAACCCCAACTCGCCCACAAACTCGCCACCCACGGCGCCGGCCTGCAAATCCACACCAGCAACGCCACCGGACCCACCGTCCGCGACGCCGTCCACCGCCTCCTCACCGAACCCCACTTCCACACCCGCGCCACCGACCTCGCCCACGAAATCACCACCCTCCCCTCCCCCAACCAGATCGTCCCCCACCTCGAAACCCTCACCGCCCACCACCACACCCCCTGA
- a CDS encoding activator-dependent family glycosyltransferase: MRVLFVTYAERTHFLAMAPLAWALRTAGHEVRFASQPAFVDEITQAGLTAVPVGRYRDPGRALELTPGWQTAGRAGLPRPYDVAQRHPDDVSWPYLRDEFARQVKDWHKYENVPMIPDLVAFARAWRPDLVIWEPTTYAGPIAAKACGARHGRVMFSLDIYGVTRDHYRRLRAQQPPHDRGDALAEWLDAYARHHGGEFTEDMITGEFTIDQFPRSLRMEADLTYLPMRYVPYGGPAVVPQWLRAAPRRPRVAITMGLVATERFDGYAVNLQDILDSLADLEIEVVATVAEAEQRRLARIPDNARLVPFVPLHALVPTCAAVIHHGGFGTLSTTALHAVPQLVLPLHFDEPALAEGLARQGCAIHLPAERATGPAVREALLRLLGEPAFADGAHRMREQMRALPTPNEMARRLAAMTADRRPVTTG, translated from the coding sequence ATGCGCGTCCTCTTCGTCACCTACGCCGAACGGACGCACTTCCTGGCGATGGCGCCGCTCGCCTGGGCGCTGCGCACCGCCGGCCACGAGGTGCGGTTCGCCAGCCAGCCCGCGTTCGTCGACGAGATCACCCAGGCCGGGTTGACCGCCGTGCCGGTGGGCCGCTACCGCGATCCCGGGCGGGCGCTCGAACTCACCCCCGGGTGGCAGACCGCCGGGCGGGCGGGACTGCCCCGCCCGTACGACGTGGCGCAGCGGCACCCGGACGACGTCAGCTGGCCGTACCTGCGCGACGAGTTCGCCCGGCAGGTCAAGGACTGGCACAAGTACGAGAACGTGCCGATGATCCCGGACCTGGTGGCGTTCGCCCGGGCCTGGCGGCCGGACCTGGTGATCTGGGAGCCGACCACCTACGCCGGGCCGATCGCGGCGAAGGCGTGCGGCGCCCGGCACGGCCGGGTCATGTTCAGCCTCGACATCTACGGCGTCACCCGCGACCACTACCGCCGCCTGCGGGCCCAGCAGCCGCCACACGACCGGGGCGACGCGCTGGCCGAGTGGCTGGACGCCTACGCCCGCCACCACGGCGGGGAGTTCACCGAGGACATGATCACCGGCGAGTTCACCATCGACCAGTTCCCGCGCTCGTTGCGGATGGAGGCGGACCTGACCTACCTGCCGATGCGCTACGTGCCCTACGGCGGGCCGGCCGTCGTGCCGCAGTGGCTCCGGGCCGCCCCCCGGCGACCCCGGGTGGCGATCACCATGGGTCTGGTCGCCACCGAACGCTTCGACGGCTACGCGGTGAACCTCCAGGACATCCTCGACTCGCTGGCCGACCTGGAGATCGAAGTCGTCGCGACCGTCGCCGAGGCGGAGCAGCGGCGGCTGGCCCGGATCCCGGACAACGCCCGGCTGGTGCCGTTCGTGCCGCTGCACGCGCTGGTTCCCACCTGCGCCGCGGTGATCCACCACGGCGGGTTCGGCACGCTCTCCACCACCGCGCTGCACGCGGTGCCGCAGTTGGTCCTCCCGCTGCACTTCGACGAGCCGGCCCTGGCCGAGGGGCTGGCCCGGCAGGGCTGCGCCATCCACCTGCCGGCCGAGCGGGCCACCGGACCGGCGGTCCGGGAGGCCCTGCTGCGTCTGCTGGGCGAGCCCGCCTTCGCCGACGGCGCGCACCGGATGCGCGAGCAGATGCGGGCGCTGCCCACCCCCAACGAGATGGCCCGCCGGCTGGCGGCGATGACCGCCGACCGCCGACCGGTCACCACCGGCTGA
- a CDS encoding NAD-dependent epimerase/dehydratase → MSGEASKQLVTVLGASGLLGTAITRQLARRPVRLRLVGRRCPVAPAGHRGEVETRAVDLTEPGAVADAVAGADVVVHLVAHMGGAGTWRVAATDPTAERVNLGLVHDLIGAVRAQRPHTPPVVLFAGSMSQAGQSAGRLDGTEPDRPLTAYDQHKLAAEQAIEEAHREGLLRGATLRLATLYSQGSDASALDRGVVASMTRRAFAGQPLTMWHDGSVTRDLLCVDDAAAAFLAAMDRPEPVVGRHWLVGTGEATSVAELFRAIAAAVARQSGRDRVPVVSVPPAEHSMPTDLLDFVLDPSAFQRATGWRPAVALPDGLRGMAAAVGRELAAADAA, encoded by the coding sequence GTGTCAGGTGAGGCATCGAAACAACTGGTCACCGTGCTCGGCGCCTCCGGCCTGCTCGGCACGGCCATCACCCGGCAGTTGGCCCGGCGTCCGGTCCGGCTGCGGCTCGTCGGCCGGCGCTGCCCGGTGGCGCCGGCCGGGCACCGGGGCGAGGTCGAGACGCGGGCGGTCGACCTGACCGAACCGGGCGCCGTCGCGGACGCGGTGGCCGGCGCGGACGTGGTCGTCCACCTGGTCGCCCACATGGGCGGCGCCGGCACCTGGCGGGTGGCCGCCACCGACCCGACCGCCGAACGCGTCAACCTGGGCCTGGTGCACGACCTGATCGGCGCGGTCCGGGCGCAGCGGCCCCACACCCCGCCGGTGGTGCTGTTCGCCGGGTCGATGTCGCAGGCCGGTCAGAGCGCCGGTCGGCTCGACGGCACCGAGCCGGACCGCCCGCTGACCGCCTACGACCAGCACAAGCTGGCCGCCGAGCAGGCGATCGAGGAAGCCCACCGGGAGGGGCTGCTGCGCGGCGCGACCCTGCGCCTGGCCACGCTCTACAGCCAGGGCAGCGACGCGAGCGCCCTCGACCGGGGCGTGGTGGCCTCGATGACCCGCCGCGCGTTCGCCGGCCAACCGTTGACCATGTGGCACGACGGCAGCGTGACGCGCGACCTGCTCTGCGTCGACGACGCCGCCGCCGCGTTCCTCGCCGCGATGGACCGCCCGGAGCCGGTCGTCGGGCGGCACTGGCTCGTCGGCACCGGCGAGGCCACGAGCGTCGCCGAGCTGTTCCGGGCGATCGCCGCGGCGGTGGCCCGGCAGAGCGGCCGGGACCGGGTGCCGGTGGTGTCGGTGCCGCCGGCCGAGCACTCCATGCCGACCGACCTGCTCGACTTCGTGCTCGACCCGTCCGCCTTCCAGCGGGCCACCGGCTGGCGACCGGCCGTCGCGTTGCCCGACGGGCTGCGCGGCATGGCCGCCGCCGTCGGGCGGGAACTCGCCGCCGCCGACGCGGCGTGA
- a CDS encoding GNAT family protein yields MIFPHTESRRIALQPASTGDSSLFMQTLLRTGLESFRPAASTVGMFKILNAAFLVLKRSSDDVLGFATLHGLDPAGHLRCGIYLDPPKTRFGIGAEATNLLLNYAFACFNIDRVVAQTTEASFDAFGLGHGDGRERQVLAEHLWFRGQLWDLHTFQIRRDEWEEHIDLRLDGILPAPLNWRTAPR; encoded by the coding sequence GTGATCTTCCCGCACACCGAGTCCCGCCGGATCGCGCTCCAGCCGGCCAGCACCGGCGACTCGTCGCTGTTCATGCAGACCCTGCTGCGTACCGGGTTGGAGAGCTTCCGGCCGGCCGCGTCGACGGTCGGCATGTTCAAGATCCTCAACGCCGCGTTCCTGGTGCTCAAGCGCAGCAGCGACGACGTGCTCGGCTTCGCCACCCTGCACGGCCTGGACCCGGCCGGGCACCTGCGGTGCGGCATCTACCTGGACCCGCCGAAGACCCGCTTCGGCATCGGCGCCGAGGCCACCAACCTGCTGCTCAACTACGCGTTCGCCTGCTTCAACATCGACCGGGTCGTCGCACAGACCACCGAGGCCAGCTTCGACGCGTTCGGCCTCGGCCACGGCGACGGACGCGAGCGGCAGGTGCTGGCCGAACACCTGTGGTTCCGCGGCCAGCTGTGGGATCTGCACACCTTCCAGATCCGGCGCGACGAGTGGGAGGAGCACATCGACCTCCGGCTCGACGGCATCCTGCCGGCCCCGCTCAACTGGCGTACCGCCCCGCGGTGA
- a CDS encoding aldo/keto reductase: protein MSHGYSPGERDDRESARVIARAVDLGVTLFDTADVYGPFRNEELLGATLRPYRDRVRITTKCGLTAGPDGRFRRNGRPDYLRSACEGSLRRLQVETIDVYQLHRVDPAVPLAETWGALGALVAEGKVRHLGISHATVEELDLVHAVCPLSVVQYELSVWCAQSLQDVIPWCRRNGVGFLAFAPLGRGYLSGTVRPSSLSDGDSRVRDPRFQPTAMRANQAIVDGLTAVGARHGVTAAQVAIAWTLALGEGIVPIPGTRHRRWLEDNVAAAHLRLTGDDLRDIAALPAATGRMRWDDDRYADRTRPAVTTG from the coding sequence ATGTCGCACGGCTACAGCCCGGGCGAGCGGGACGACCGGGAGTCCGCGCGGGTCATCGCGCGCGCCGTCGACCTGGGCGTCACGTTGTTCGACACCGCCGACGTCTACGGGCCGTTCCGCAACGAGGAGCTGCTCGGCGCGACCCTGCGGCCGTACCGGGACCGGGTCCGCATCACCACGAAGTGCGGCCTGACCGCCGGGCCGGACGGGCGGTTCCGGCGCAACGGCCGGCCCGACTACCTGCGCTCGGCGTGCGAGGGGTCGCTGCGCCGCCTGCAGGTGGAGACGATCGACGTCTACCAGCTGCACCGGGTCGACCCGGCCGTGCCGCTGGCCGAGACGTGGGGCGCGCTGGGCGCGCTCGTCGCCGAGGGCAAGGTACGCCACCTGGGCATCTCCCACGCCACAGTGGAGGAACTGGACCTGGTGCACGCGGTGTGCCCGCTGAGCGTGGTGCAGTACGAGCTGTCGGTCTGGTGCGCCCAGTCGTTGCAGGACGTGATCCCGTGGTGCCGGCGCAACGGGGTGGGCTTCCTCGCCTTCGCGCCGCTCGGCCGCGGCTACCTGTCCGGCACGGTGCGGCCCAGTTCGCTCAGCGACGGTGACTCCCGGGTCCGCGACCCGCGTTTCCAGCCCACCGCGATGCGGGCGAACCAGGCCATCGTCGACGGGCTGACGGCCGTCGGCGCCCGCCACGGCGTCACCGCGGCCCAGGTGGCGATCGCCTGGACGCTGGCGTTGGGCGAGGGCATCGTGCCGATCCCGGGCACCCGCCACCGCCGCTGGCTGGAGGACAACGTCGCCGCCGCGCATCTGCGCCTGACCGGCGACGACCTGCGGGACATCGCCGCGTTGCCAGCCGCCACCGGCCGCATGCGCTGGGACGACGACAGGTACGCCGACCGGACCCGGCCGGCGGTCACCACCGGCTGA
- a CDS encoding PH domain-containing protein, with the protein MSGSPTAVTAPEPAVPAGPTDPAGAGVETAAESPAEAPWRRLDRRVIWLDLVMFLLSLTPSFVALVVLDVDFSDGAFGIWPLAVATFLGVTGAVRDLLRWMKTRYRITDERVELRVGWLHRRYRYVPRDRVRSVDATARLRHRLAGLRIVHIGTGEAQPALRLNAVSVAAVAGFRRELLVATGTRPTAADTADTADAADGADAPVAATPETPIAELRWSWLLYNLVNIWAFLAAGFLLWSLFWLLQLVNVDLRDVVGGLVDWQELGNGWSAVIIMAGSFLLGVIGLGIGFVTENWNFRLVRVTTENGTALLTRRGLTQTREIYRDDRRLRGVHTSEPLFWRWLGLAETEVVSTGLAGWTAGQESASVILPRTRIGYARRVAADVLADGVRPLDAPTRAHARAALYRRLLWAVGLPGGLAAALAWLAPTSTVPDRLWLYALAATPVTLVLAVIAYRSLGHTLVEPYVVTRYGLARRYTTALQRRAVIGWKFRQSLLQRIFGLTTLGIATAAGARHYEVPDLGAAQAVAFAHETTPDLLAAFVVRTEPTPVAAAEDPQPPAVAPGSEGWEQECDRPS; encoded by the coding sequence ATGAGCGGTTCCCCGACCGCGGTGACCGCGCCGGAGCCGGCCGTGCCGGCGGGCCCGACGGATCCGGCGGGCGCGGGGGTGGAAACGGCGGCGGAGTCGCCCGCCGAGGCGCCGTGGCGCCGGCTCGACCGGCGGGTGATCTGGCTGGACCTGGTCATGTTCCTGCTCTCGCTCACTCCGTCGTTCGTGGCGCTCGTCGTGCTGGACGTGGACTTCTCCGACGGCGCGTTCGGCATCTGGCCGCTGGCGGTGGCGACCTTCCTCGGCGTGACCGGCGCCGTCCGCGACCTGTTGCGGTGGATGAAGACCCGCTACCGGATCACCGACGAGCGGGTGGAGCTGCGCGTCGGCTGGTTGCACCGCAGATACCGCTACGTGCCCCGCGACCGGGTCCGCAGCGTCGACGCCACCGCCCGGCTCCGGCACCGCCTCGCCGGGCTGCGCATCGTGCACATCGGCACCGGCGAGGCCCAGCCGGCGCTGCGGCTCAACGCCGTGTCGGTGGCGGCCGTGGCCGGTTTCCGCCGGGAGCTGCTGGTGGCGACCGGCACCCGCCCCACCGCAGCCGACACCGCCGACACCGCCGACGCAGCGGACGGCGCCGACGCGCCGGTCGCTGCCACCCCGGAGACCCCGATCGCCGAACTGCGCTGGTCGTGGCTGCTCTACAACCTGGTCAACATCTGGGCCTTCCTGGCCGCGGGTTTCCTGCTCTGGTCGCTGTTCTGGCTCCTGCAACTGGTCAACGTCGACCTGCGCGACGTCGTCGGCGGGCTCGTCGACTGGCAGGAACTGGGCAACGGCTGGTCCGCCGTCATCATCATGGCCGGGTCGTTCCTGCTGGGCGTGATCGGACTCGGTATCGGCTTCGTCACCGAGAACTGGAACTTCCGGCTGGTGCGGGTCACCACCGAGAACGGCACCGCGCTGCTGACCCGGCGCGGGTTGACCCAGACCCGGGAGATCTACCGCGACGACCGGCGACTGCGCGGCGTACACACGAGCGAGCCGCTGTTCTGGCGGTGGCTCGGCCTCGCCGAGACCGAGGTGGTCTCCACCGGGCTGGCCGGTTGGACCGCCGGGCAGGAGTCGGCGAGCGTCATCCTGCCGCGTACCCGGATCGGGTACGCCCGGCGGGTGGCCGCCGACGTCCTCGCCGACGGGGTCCGCCCGCTGGACGCCCCCACCCGGGCGCACGCGCGGGCGGCGCTGTACCGGCGGCTGCTCTGGGCGGTCGGGCTCCCGGGCGGCCTCGCCGCCGCGCTGGCCTGGCTCGCCCCGACCAGTACGGTGCCCGACCGGCTCTGGCTGTACGCCCTGGCGGCGACGCCGGTCACCCTCGTGCTGGCGGTGATCGCCTACCGGTCGCTGGGCCACACGCTCGTCGAGCCGTACGTGGTCACCCGCTACGGGCTGGCCCGGCGCTACACCACGGCGTTGCAGCGGCGCGCCGTCATCGGGTGGAAGTTCCGGCAGTCGCTGCTGCAGCGGATTTTCGGCCTGACCACCCTGGGCATCGCCACGGCCGCCGGCGCCCGTCACTACGAGGTGCCGGACCTCGGCGCGGCCCAGGCGGTCGCGTTCGCCCACGAGACCACTCCGGACCTGCTGGCCGCCTTCGTGGTCCGGACCGAGCCGACGCCCGTCGCGGCAGCCGAGGACCCGCAACCCCCGGCCGTCGCGCCGGGCAGTGAAGGGTGGGAGCAGGAATGCGACAGACCGAGCTAG
- a CDS encoding PH domain-containing protein encodes MQPYPNTETLRPPTETTARPARLKLRPPRNRIEKRAIVLWMLHAALTAIVVLGGCGIAYATAESSRPYLGPVIAVLAAFYVVYIPLMPTWRYLVHRWEVTDEAVYALSGWFEREWRIVPISRIQSINTVKGPLQQLLRVATIRVTTASREGSISIRGLDAEVAETAAHRLTEITELTPGDAT; translated from the coding sequence ATGCAGCCTTACCCGAATACCGAGACATTGCGTCCGCCGACCGAAACGACAGCCCGCCCCGCGCGGCTGAAACTCCGCCCGCCCCGCAATCGCATCGAGAAGAGAGCAATCGTTCTCTGGATGCTGCACGCCGCGCTCACCGCCATTGTGGTGCTCGGTGGATGCGGCATCGCCTATGCGACGGCGGAATCGTCGCGGCCCTATCTGGGTCCGGTCATCGCGGTGCTCGCGGCCTTCTACGTCGTCTACATCCCGCTCATGCCGACCTGGCGTTATCTGGTGCACCGGTGGGAGGTCACCGACGAGGCCGTGTACGCCCTGAGCGGCTGGTTCGAGCGCGAGTGGCGCATCGTCCCGATCTCGCGGATCCAGAGCATCAACACCGTCAAGGGGCCGCTGCAGCAACTGCTCCGCGTGGCCACCATCCGGGTCACCACGGCGTCGCGCGAGGGCAGCATCTCCATCCGGGGCCTGGACGCCGAGGTCGCCGAGACCGCCGCGCACCGGCTCACCGAGATCACCGAGTTGACGCCCGGGGACGCGACATGA